From a single Paraburkholderia edwinii genomic region:
- a CDS encoding substrate-binding domain-containing protein — translation MKSSKRKISLAVALVISGFGVASAAMAQTVPSLLGGGSTLVQPTIGSESAVFPAADGVVTYFGVGSGAGQNAFLNNDSTLLSSGLSATVIFANSDAPLTATQISNYQNGRAKTDGPLIQIPYIVTPITIPLANATAGQAGGSAATGPALPGSTTPTVALNDADLCGIFSGAFTNWNQVTNPDNGSKYPAGAITVVYRSDNSGTTDLLTAHLAKVCPTSGVANLPITFVETQNFAGLFPQSTPPTSFKPASGSGGVAQFIKSSTTPVVGYLSPDWTNTFLAPSSASAAANQLSVASLRNRTTGTDVVPTFAQASLAVGTFAAPTGTAAASPAAWVPNAADPSTGYPISGTSQIIVSQCYANHGNTPTVAASVVDFLNLHYASNGAILNGNGFATVPSAFATAINNTFLTAGARNTLNIGNTTVCGALAGR, via the coding sequence ATGAAATCCAGTAAGCGTAAGATCAGCCTGGCTGTAGCACTCGTTATCTCGGGCTTTGGCGTTGCTTCGGCAGCGATGGCTCAAACGGTTCCGTCGCTGCTCGGCGGTGGCTCGACGCTCGTTCAGCCGACGATCGGTTCGGAAAGCGCGGTTTTCCCCGCCGCTGATGGCGTCGTTACGTACTTCGGCGTTGGTTCGGGCGCTGGCCAGAACGCGTTCCTGAACAATGACTCGACGCTACTCAGCTCGGGCCTGAGCGCCACGGTTATCTTCGCAAACAGCGATGCCCCGCTGACGGCAACCCAGATCTCGAACTATCAGAACGGCCGCGCGAAGACTGATGGTCCGCTGATCCAGATTCCGTATATCGTCACGCCGATCACGATTCCGCTCGCGAACGCGACGGCTGGTCAAGCTGGCGGCTCGGCTGCGACGGGCCCGGCTCTGCCCGGCAGCACGACGCCGACGGTTGCGCTCAACGACGCTGACCTCTGCGGTATCTTCTCTGGCGCCTTCACCAACTGGAACCAGGTCACGAACCCGGACAACGGTTCGAAGTACCCGGCTGGTGCGATCACGGTGGTTTACCGTTCGGACAACAGCGGTACGACCGACCTGTTGACGGCACACCTGGCCAAGGTTTGCCCGACGTCCGGCGTTGCCAACCTGCCGATCACGTTCGTCGAAACGCAGAACTTCGCAGGCCTGTTCCCGCAATCGACGCCGCCCACCAGCTTCAAGCCGGCATCGGGCAGCGGCGGTGTCGCACAGTTCATCAAGTCGAGCACGACGCCGGTTGTCGGCTATCTGAGCCCGGACTGGACGAACACGTTCCTCGCTCCGTCGAGCGCATCGGCTGCAGCCAACCAGCTGTCGGTGGCCAGCCTGCGTAACCGCACGACCGGCACGGACGTGGTCCCGACGTTCGCGCAAGCGTCGTTGGCAGTCGGCACGTTCGCTGCCCCGACGGGCACGGCAGCAGCCAGCCCGGCCGCGTGGGTTCCGAACGCAGCCGATCCGTCGACCGGCTATCCGATCTCCGGCACGAGCCAGATCATCGTCAGCCAGTGCTACGCGAACCACGGCAATACGCCGACGGTCGCCGCTTCGGTGGTGGACTTCCTGAACCTGCACTACGCGAGCAACGGCGCCATCCTGAATGGCAACGGCTTCGCCACGGTGCCGTCTGCCTTCGCGACCGCGATCAACAACACGTTCCTCACGGCCGGCGCTCGCAACACGCTCAACATCGGCAACACGACGGTTTGCGGCGCCCTGGCTGGCCGCTAA
- the gspD gene encoding type II secretion system secretin GspD, with protein MTRTRSRFRRRSAAATCAMLVLSLLSDPLAHAQPQSQQQVNLSFSNVDISQVAKAIGAATDTTIIVDPRVKGQLNLVSDNPVSKELALKTLESALRMQGFSLVRDGGILKVVPEADAKLQGVPTYVGNTPKARGDQVITQVFRLRNGSANSLLPALKPLVSPNNQIAAYPADNTLIVTDYADNVRRIADIIAGVDGGGGGAQKVAVVPLNHESAVDLEPVVQKMLDPSNIGNTDATLKVSVTADPRINALLLRASDPGRIRDAKALIAQLDAPTRTPGNMHVVRLQNANAVELAKVLRGMLGLGGGDSASDSDKGSKSFNDGNGGFGSKNSSSGSGSSGSGTSSSTGTAGVPPLPGSSDSGSGGSTYGSGASGGSGGQGGLIAGARGGGPGSDNGTNGLIQADPATNSLVVTAPEPVYQNVRNVIDQLDVRRAQVYLEAMIVEMSATSAANLGVQWQGAVQSSGGNNILYGSTNFNVPPTSQGIVNLTAQGQSIAQNLSTIATTTLLNNGVNIGLIHQFGNFFGLGALVQALSTVSDASILSSPNLITLDNEEARIVVGSNVPIQTGSIATGTTVTSGNVSAFNTFDREDVGIVLHVKPQITQGGTIKLQIYSEDSSVDQSSINNPGGVTIIKRSVQSTVLSDDGEIVVLGGLIQDNYVDGNNKVPLLGDIPLIGSLFRAENKARTKTNVMVFLRPVIVRDGRTLADISTNRYDYVRQQTTDQPTDNRIIRDHDVPVLPPLTPSPAQGVPAQDGLFDLNRMTRPAPPPPPPPGGPVGAVPAGPAPGAGNPVGSPGASNTLNAPNGSGAASAQALQTRAQAQTQTQAIPVAPAASAVVESNATANANSSNSNNINTSSVAVGAPMGSAAQHATAAPLIDSFSSATGNSQRTDQP; from the coding sequence ATGACACGCACACGCTCCCGTTTCCGCCGTCGCTCCGCTGCCGCCACCTGCGCGATGCTGGTTCTCAGCCTCCTGTCGGATCCGCTCGCGCATGCACAGCCGCAGTCGCAGCAGCAGGTCAACCTCAGCTTCTCGAACGTCGATATCAGCCAGGTCGCGAAGGCCATCGGCGCCGCCACCGACACCACGATCATCGTCGACCCGCGCGTCAAAGGGCAGCTCAACCTCGTCTCCGATAACCCTGTCAGCAAGGAACTCGCGCTCAAGACCCTCGAGTCCGCGCTGCGCATGCAAGGCTTCTCGCTCGTGCGCGATGGCGGCATCCTCAAGGTCGTGCCCGAAGCCGACGCCAAGCTGCAAGGCGTCCCCACCTACGTCGGCAACACGCCGAAAGCGCGCGGCGATCAGGTCATCACGCAAGTCTTCCGCCTGCGCAATGGCTCCGCAAACAGCCTGCTGCCCGCGCTGAAGCCGCTCGTCAGCCCCAACAACCAGATCGCTGCCTACCCGGCCGACAACACGCTGATCGTCACCGACTACGCGGACAACGTGCGCCGCATCGCGGACATCATCGCGGGCGTCGACGGCGGCGGAGGCGGGGCGCAGAAAGTGGCCGTCGTGCCGCTCAATCATGAAAGCGCGGTCGACCTCGAGCCGGTCGTGCAGAAGATGCTCGACCCGAGCAACATCGGCAACACCGATGCGACGCTCAAGGTGTCCGTTACCGCGGACCCGCGCATCAACGCGCTGCTGCTGCGTGCCAGTGATCCGGGCCGCATTCGCGATGCCAAAGCGCTGATCGCGCAGCTCGATGCGCCGACGCGCACGCCCGGCAATATGCATGTCGTGCGACTGCAGAACGCGAACGCGGTGGAACTCGCGAAAGTGCTGCGCGGCATGCTCGGTTTGGGCGGCGGCGATAGCGCGTCCGATTCGGATAAGGGCTCGAAAAGCTTCAACGACGGCAACGGCGGCTTCGGCAGCAAGAACAGCAGCAGTGGCAGTGGTTCGAGCGGCAGCGGCACGTCTTCGTCAACCGGCACCGCGGGCGTGCCGCCGTTGCCCGGCTCGTCGGATAGCGGCAGCGGCGGGTCGACCTATGGCAGCGGCGCGAGCGGCGGTTCCGGTGGCCAAGGCGGACTGATCGCCGGCGCGCGCGGCGGCGGCCCCGGCAGCGACAATGGAACAAACGGCCTGATTCAGGCGGACCCCGCGACGAATTCGCTCGTCGTTACCGCGCCCGAGCCCGTCTATCAGAACGTGCGTAACGTGATCGACCAGCTCGATGTGCGCCGCGCGCAGGTCTATCTCGAAGCGATGATCGTCGAGATGAGCGCGACCTCGGCCGCCAATCTCGGCGTGCAATGGCAAGGCGCGGTGCAGTCGAGCGGCGGCAACAACATCCTCTACGGTTCAACGAACTTCAACGTGCCGCCGACGAGCCAGGGCATCGTCAATTTGACTGCGCAAGGCCAGTCGATTGCGCAGAATCTGTCGACTATCGCGACCACCACGCTGCTGAACAACGGCGTCAATATCGGGCTTATTCACCAGTTCGGCAATTTCTTCGGGCTCGGTGCGCTCGTGCAGGCGCTGTCGACGGTCAGCGATGCGAGCATTCTTTCGTCGCCGAATCTGATCACGCTCGATAACGAAGAAGCGCGCATCGTGGTCGGTTCGAATGTGCCGATCCAGACGGGTTCGATCGCGACGGGCACCACGGTGACGAGCGGCAACGTCAGCGCGTTCAACACGTTCGATCGCGAGGACGTCGGCATCGTGTTGCACGTAAAGCCGCAAATCACGCAGGGCGGCACGATCAAGCTGCAGATTTATTCGGAAGACTCGTCGGTCGACCAGTCGTCGATCAACAATCCGGGCGGCGTGACGATTATCAAGCGCTCGGTGCAGTCGACGGTGCTGTCCGACGATGGCGAAATCGTCGTGCTCGGCGGGCTGATCCAGGACAACTACGTGGACGGCAACAACAAGGTGCCGTTGCTTGGCGATATTCCGTTGATCGGCTCGCTGTTTCGCGCGGAAAACAAGGCTCGCACGAAGACCAACGTGATGGTGTTCCTGCGGCCTGTGATTGTTCGCGATGGGCGCACGCTGGCTGATATTTCGACGAACCGCTATGACTATGTGCGGCAGCAGACCACCGATCAGCCAACCGATAACCGCATCATTCGCGATCACGATGTGCCGGTGCTGCCGCCGCTTACGCCGTCGCCTGCGCAAGGCGTGCCGGCGCAGGATGGGCTGTTCGATCTGAACCGGATGACGCGGCCGGCGCCGCCACCACCGCCGCCGCCGGGTGGGCCGGTTGGGGCGGTGCCCGCGGGGCCGGCGCCGGGCGCGGGGAATCCGGTGGGATCGCCGGGCGCATCGAATACGTTGAACGCACCGAATGGATCGGGCGCGGCGTCAGCCCAGGCGCTGCAAACGCGAGCACAAGCTCAAACTCAAACGCAGGCTATTCCCGTAGCGCCTGCGGCATCTGCTGTTGTGGAATCGAACGCAACGGCCAACGCGAACAGCAGCAACAGCAACAACATCAACACATCGAGCGTCGCCGTCGGCGCGCCGATGGGGTCCGCTGCGCAACACGCCACCGCAGCACCCCTCATCGATTCGTTCTCTTCCGCAACGGGCAATTCCCAAAGAACGGATCAGCCATGA
- the gspE gene encoding type II secretion system ATPase GspE has product MTDETVFTAIAAPAAEPREPARIDPSRMLPYGFARNGQILIANQHDDTIEVWISDRTPISAIAEVSRNLSKVSLVCVPADELAQAINAAYSRQDGSAAQVVGEVEGEVDLSRLMQDIPEVEDLLESEDDAPIIRMINALLTQAAREQASDIHIEPFENASVVRFRVDGTLRDVVRPKKALHGALISRIKIMAQLDIAEKRLPQDGRITLRVGGRPVDVRVSTLPTGHGERAVLRLLEKDAARLNLEALGMAQDTLGQFDKLIGRPHGIVLVTGPTGSGKTTTLYASMSRLETATTNIMTVEDPIEYDLSGIGQTQVNERIGMTFARALRSILRQDPDVIMIGEIRDLETAQIAVQASLTGHLVLATLHTNDAASAVTRLTDMGVEPYLLASSLLGVLAQRLVRRLCPVCKEEKEEDGHKQWHPVGCDKCGHSGYSGRRGVYELLLVDDAITSLIHRNASDAEILATSRKQGMRTLREDANRWLSTGFTSLEEVLRVTGGE; this is encoded by the coding sequence ATGACGGACGAAACCGTGTTCACTGCTATCGCCGCGCCCGCTGCCGAACCACGCGAACCTGCGCGGATCGACCCGTCGCGGATGCTGCCCTATGGTTTCGCGCGCAACGGTCAGATCCTGATCGCGAATCAGCACGACGACACGATTGAAGTCTGGATCAGCGATCGCACGCCGATTTCGGCGATTGCCGAGGTATCGCGCAACCTGTCGAAGGTATCGCTCGTGTGCGTACCGGCTGACGAGCTCGCGCAGGCGATCAACGCCGCGTACTCGCGCCAGGACGGCAGCGCGGCGCAGGTGGTCGGCGAAGTGGAAGGCGAAGTCGATCTGTCGCGGTTGATGCAGGACATCCCGGAAGTCGAGGATCTGCTCGAGTCCGAAGACGATGCGCCGATCATCCGCATGATCAACGCGCTGCTTACACAGGCGGCGCGCGAGCAGGCTTCCGATATTCATATCGAGCCCTTTGAAAATGCATCGGTCGTGCGCTTTCGCGTCGACGGCACGCTGCGCGATGTCGTGCGGCCCAAGAAAGCGCTGCACGGCGCGCTGATCTCGCGGATCAAGATCATGGCGCAGCTTGATATCGCGGAAAAACGCCTGCCGCAGGATGGCCGTATTACGCTGCGCGTCGGCGGCCGCCCAGTCGACGTGCGCGTATCGACGCTGCCGACCGGTCACGGCGAACGCGCGGTGCTGCGTCTGCTCGAAAAGGACGCGGCGCGTTTGAATCTCGAAGCGCTGGGCATGGCACAGGACACGCTCGGTCAGTTCGACAAGCTCATCGGACGCCCGCACGGCATCGTGCTCGTCACCGGCCCGACCGGCTCCGGTAAAACGACGACGCTTTACGCATCGATGTCGCGCCTCGAAACGGCCACGACCAACATCATGACTGTCGAGGACCCGATCGAATACGATCTCTCGGGCATCGGCCAGACGCAGGTCAACGAGCGGATCGGCATGACGTTCGCGCGCGCCTTGCGTTCGATTCTGCGTCAGGATCCGGACGTGATCATGATCGGCGAAATCCGCGACCTCGAAACCGCGCAGATCGCGGTGCAGGCCTCGCTGACGGGCCACCTTGTACTCGCAACGCTGCATACGAACGATGCGGCATCGGCGGTCACGCGTCTGACGGACATGGGCGTCGAGCCCTATCTGCTGGCGTCGTCGTTACTCGGCGTGCTCGCACAGCGTCTCGTACGCCGCCTGTGCCCCGTGTGCAAGGAAGAAAAAGAAGAAGACGGCCACAAGCAATGGCATCCCGTCGGCTGCGACAAGTGCGGACACTCAGGCTATTCAGGACGGCGCGGCGTCTACGAGCTGCTACTGGTTGACGACGCAATCACATCGTTGATTCACCGCAACGCATCGGATGCGGAAATCCTCGCGACAAGCCGCAAGCAGGGCATGCGCACCTTGCGCGAGGATGCGAACCGTTGGCTCTCGACGGGCTTCACGTCCCTTGAAGAAGTGTTGCGGGTGACAGGCGGAGAATGA
- the gspF gene encoding type II secretion system inner membrane protein GspF, which yields MSAFRYEAINTAGKTLKGVLDADSARAGRSQLRAQGLTPLVVELAAQRSQGERSQRLSLGRKLSQREQAILTRQLASLLIAGLPLSETLTVLSEQAERDYVRELMAAIRSEVVGGHSLANALSQHPRDFPDIYRALVAAGEHTGKLGLVLARLADYIEQSNALKQKIVLAFTYPTVVTIIAFGIVTFLLSYVVPQVANVFTSTKQQLPFLTVAMLALSNFVRHWWWAALIGVALTVWIVRGILKQAGPRLAFDKWALTSPLFGKLVRGYNTVRFASTLGILTAAGVPILRALQAAGETLSNRAMRANIDDAIVRVREGTSLSRALGNTKTFPPVLVHLIRSGEATGDVTTMLDRASEGESRELERRTMFLTSLLEPLLILAMGGVVLVIVLAVMMPIIELNNMVQ from the coding sequence ATGTCGGCATTCCGTTACGAAGCGATCAATACGGCAGGCAAAACGCTCAAGGGCGTGCTCGATGCGGACAGCGCGCGAGCGGGTCGCAGTCAGTTGCGTGCGCAAGGGTTGACGCCGCTCGTCGTCGAACTCGCGGCGCAGCGATCGCAAGGCGAGCGAAGCCAGCGCTTATCGCTGGGCCGCAAGCTGTCGCAGCGCGAGCAGGCGATTCTGACGCGCCAGCTCGCGAGTCTGTTGATCGCAGGTTTACCGCTTAGCGAAACACTGACCGTGCTTAGCGAACAGGCCGAGCGCGATTACGTGCGCGAGTTGATGGCGGCGATCCGTTCTGAGGTGGTCGGTGGCCATTCGCTTGCGAATGCGTTGTCGCAGCATCCGCGTGATTTTCCGGACATTTATCGCGCGCTCGTCGCGGCTGGCGAACATACAGGCAAGCTCGGTCTCGTGCTGGCGCGCCTCGCCGACTATATCGAGCAGAGCAATGCGCTAAAGCAGAAGATCGTGCTCGCGTTTACGTATCCAACGGTTGTGACGATCATCGCGTTCGGCATCGTCACGTTCCTGCTCAGCTATGTGGTGCCGCAAGTCGCGAACGTGTTTACCAGCACAAAGCAGCAGCTGCCGTTCTTAACTGTGGCGATGCTCGCGCTTTCGAACTTCGTGCGCCATTGGTGGTGGGCCGCGCTAATCGGCGTGGCGCTAACGGTATGGATCGTGCGCGGCATCCTCAAGCAAGCAGGGCCGCGGCTCGCGTTCGACAAATGGGCGTTGACCTCGCCGCTATTCGGCAAGCTCGTGCGCGGCTATAACACGGTGCGTTTCGCGAGCACGCTCGGCATTCTGACCGCAGCCGGCGTGCCGATTCTGCGCGCACTGCAGGCGGCCGGCGAAACGCTCAGCAACCGCGCGATGCGCGCCAATATCGACGATGCAATCGTGCGTGTGCGCGAAGGCACATCGCTGTCGCGCGCGCTAGGCAATACGAAGACATTCCCGCCCGTTCTCGTGCACCTGATCCGTTCAGGCGAAGCCACCGGCGACGTCACGACGATGCTCGACCGCGCATCCGAAGGCGAATCGCGCGAACTCGAACGCCGCACGATGTTCCTGACAAGCCTGCTCGAGCCGCTGCTGATTCTCGCGATGGGCGGCGTGGTGCTCGTGATCGTGCTCGCGGTGATGATGCCGATCATCGAACTGAACAACATGGTGCAGTAA
- a CDS encoding general secretion pathway protein GspC yields the protein MLRLNFTHRFTSLPLLGTIAAVLLFIAVLAWWAHVFTAPAPVAPAQPAPAAALDTTAGATLFGAQPDQGPRDTVQLLGVLSFDAHHGAAVVSIGGEPARVIRVNGKINDSTTLSEVRAHSIIVKRGSLQREISLPAVENPTAFVR from the coding sequence ATGCTTCGCCTCAACTTCACGCATCGGTTCACGTCCTTGCCCTTGCTCGGCACGATCGCAGCCGTTCTGCTGTTCATTGCGGTGCTCGCGTGGTGGGCCCATGTTTTCACGGCGCCCGCTCCTGTCGCTCCCGCGCAGCCCGCGCCGGCCGCCGCGCTCGATACCACTGCCGGCGCAACGCTGTTCGGCGCGCAGCCTGACCAAGGGCCGCGCGATACGGTGCAGCTGCTCGGTGTGCTGTCGTTCGATGCGCATCACGGCGCGGCGGTCGTCAGCATCGGCGGCGAGCCCGCGCGTGTGATCCGCGTGAACGGCAAGATCAACGATTCGACGACGCTTAGCGAAGTGCGCGCGCACTCGATCATCGTCAAGCGCGGCAGCTTGCAGCGCGAGATCTCGCTGCCGGCTGTCGAGAATCCGACTGCGTTCGTGCGCTAG
- the gspG gene encoding type II secretion system major pseudopilin GspG, which translates to MVVIAILGILAALIVPKIMSRPDEARRVAAKQDIGTMMQALNLYRLDNGRYPTSEQGLRALVEKPTTDPVPNNWKSGGYLERLPNDPWGNQYQYLAPGVHGEIDVFSYGADGKAGGEANDADIGSWQ; encoded by the coding sequence ATGGTCGTGATCGCGATTCTCGGCATTCTTGCCGCGCTGATCGTGCCGAAGATCATGAGCCGCCCTGACGAAGCGCGCCGTGTTGCCGCGAAGCAGGACATCGGCACGATGATGCAGGCGCTCAATCTGTACCGGCTCGATAACGGCCGTTATCCGACGAGCGAACAGGGCTTGCGCGCGCTCGTCGAAAAGCCGACGACCGACCCGGTGCCGAACAACTGGAAATCAGGCGGTTATCTCGAGCGCTTGCCGAACGACCCGTGGGGCAATCAGTACCAGTATCTGGCCCCGGGCGTGCACGGCGAAATCGACGTGTTCAGCTACGGCGCGGACGGAAAGGCAGGCGGGGAGGCGAACGATGCCGATATCGGATCGTGGCAGTAG
- a CDS encoding GspH/FimT family pseudopilin, whose protein sequence is MHRASSRGFTLIEMLVVLMIAGLLIAVVALAPSRNKRTDLNEEAQRLATLLESADDEAQVRSASIAWQPVDGGYRFFQRAENGKWLPLSDDVLGPHRWDADVTGVSIHYTGGAGIQRVVFGDESIEVPVTITLHSGDVSLLVVGTGIGNFAVRRP, encoded by the coding sequence TTGCACCGCGCATCGTCGCGCGGCTTCACGCTGATCGAGATGCTCGTCGTGCTGATGATTGCGGGGCTGTTGATAGCAGTTGTTGCGCTCGCGCCGTCGCGCAATAAGCGCACTGATCTGAACGAGGAGGCGCAGCGTCTCGCGACGCTGCTCGAATCCGCGGATGACGAAGCGCAAGTGCGGTCGGCATCGATCGCGTGGCAGCCGGTCGATGGCGGCTATCGCTTCTTTCAGCGTGCGGAAAACGGCAAGTGGTTGCCGTTGAGCGACGACGTGCTCGGTCCGCATCGATGGGATGCCGATGTGACGGGCGTGTCGATTCACTATACCGGTGGCGCGGGCATTCAACGCGTCGTGTTCGGCGACGAAAGTATCGAGGTGCCGGTGACGATCACGCTTCATTCCGGTGACGTAAGCCTGCTGGTGGTCGGCACCGGCATCGGCAACTTTGCAGTACGGCGGCCATGA
- the gspL gene encoding type II secretion system protein GspL has product MSSLIVLLPSADAQAASADGIDAMPLPFALLDRSGEITRVGHASLAELPRAMTTVLVVAARDTLLLKVNLPPVTGPHLRRVLPNVVEEHLIQDAQGSHVAVGPDADPQGERCAAIVDRDWFAGVIERFAAAGHRKLRAVPLIHCIPLLDAPQAATQPTSEMQREEAKVEAGDVDTAFQSEEEDGTSKDSNNNAAANVAEANTDLAASALIVRHSIRRRLKTEANSISEIEAIDKAIEDAASADTTIISDSEEHIEIAVRQGMLGFGMSIRAAQLDATIAELAKRQPLVVYSLGLEALGEQAANSTANSTANAGKSATQAVTHTAASRNEPHFAAAHAAGSRAQRTASTSTAFPLAALTLPWPSLARDALACRFDLCQFEFGNGGRSRAGGGGLKPWRIAIGLVATALIVSLVAINVQWFQLRHRRDALNAQMTELVKSAFPDATVILDPHAQMAVGLARLRSAAGELRTDDFAVLASGLSRALGSIPSSAIAGLDYNSNTLDVTFKPGTTVDTDGLTRRLAAQGLSAQEDNGKWSIKSAQRSSR; this is encoded by the coding sequence ATGTCGAGCCTGATCGTGCTATTGCCGTCTGCTGATGCGCAAGCCGCCTCAGCGGATGGCATCGATGCCATGCCGCTGCCGTTCGCATTGCTCGATCGCAGCGGCGAGATCACGCGAGTCGGGCACGCTTCGCTCGCTGAATTGCCGCGCGCGATGACCACAGTGCTCGTCGTCGCCGCGCGCGATACGCTGCTGCTGAAGGTCAATCTGCCGCCGGTCACGGGTCCACATTTGCGTCGCGTGCTGCCGAACGTTGTCGAAGAACATCTGATTCAGGATGCGCAAGGTAGCCACGTTGCAGTCGGTCCGGACGCCGATCCGCAAGGCGAGCGATGCGCGGCGATTGTCGACCGCGACTGGTTTGCGGGCGTGATCGAGCGGTTCGCCGCGGCCGGACATCGAAAGCTGCGCGCGGTGCCGTTGATTCACTGCATTCCGTTGCTCGATGCACCGCAAGCAGCGACTCAACCCACTAGCGAAATGCAGCGTGAGGAAGCGAAAGTCGAAGCGGGCGACGTCGACACCGCATTTCAATCGGAAGAAGAAGACGGTACTTCCAAAGATTCGAACAACAACGCTGCTGCGAATGTAGCCGAAGCGAATACTGACTTAGCCGCAAGCGCACTGATCGTGCGGCATAGCATCCGGCGACGCTTGAAAACCGAAGCGAATAGCATTAGCGAAATAGAAGCAATCGACAAAGCGATCGAAGACGCGGCCAGCGCCGACACGACGATCATCAGCGACAGCGAAGAGCACATAGAAATCGCCGTGCGCCAGGGCATGCTTGGCTTCGGCATGTCGATCCGTGCCGCGCAACTGGACGCAACGATCGCCGAACTGGCGAAGCGTCAGCCGCTGGTGGTATATTCGTTAGGGCTCGAAGCATTAGGCGAGCAGGCGGCAAATAGCACCGCAAATAGCACTGCAAACGCGGGCAAAAGCGCGACCCAAGCCGTAACGCACACCGCCGCATCGCGCAACGAACCGCATTTCGCGGCAGCACACGCCGCGGGCAGCCGCGCTCAGCGCACCGCGTCAACCTCAACCGCTTTCCCGCTGGCCGCCCTAACGCTCCCTTGGCCATCGCTAGCGCGCGACGCCTTAGCCTGCCGCTTCGACCTCTGCCAGTTCGAGTTCGGCAACGGCGGCCGCTCGCGCGCCGGCGGAGGCGGCCTCAAACCTTGGCGCATCGCAATCGGCTTGGTCGCTACAGCGCTAATCGTCTCGCTCGTCGCGATCAACGTGCAATGGTTCCAATTGCGCCATCGCCGCGACGCGCTCAACGCGCAAATGACCGAGCTCGTCAAATCCGCTTTCCCCGACGCTACCGTGATTCTCGACCCGCACGCGCAAATGGCCGTCGGCCTCGCGCGTTTGCGCAGCGCGGCCGGCGAATTGCGCACGGACGACTTCGCGGTGCTGGCATCAGGCCTGTCGCGCGCGCTGGGCTCGATCCCATCGAGCGCGATCGCGGGCCTCGACTACAACAGCAATACGCTCGACGTCACGTTCAAACCGGGCACGACCGTCGACACCGACGGCCTCACGCGGCGACTCGCCGCGCAGGGCCTGTCCGCACAGGAGGACAACGGCAAATGGTCAATCAAATCCGCACAGCGCTCATCCCGCTAA
- the gspM gene encoding type II secretion system protein GspM — protein sequence MVNQIRTALIPLKSWFAERPPREQKLLLAGGSVALAAIIYNVLWEPAFDGRAQIAASLPQIETQLADIRAQVEQARHLKAAAARRAPTGSALRDALDSSLQQTGIADAKLTVLGKGVQIDAKGVPFATWMTWLDQVRRDDHVRVISVRASAEDKPGQVTISAALQPTLEQ from the coding sequence ATGGTCAATCAAATCCGCACAGCGCTCATCCCGCTAAAAAGCTGGTTTGCCGAGCGCCCGCCACGCGAGCAAAAGCTGCTGCTTGCCGGCGGTTCGGTCGCGTTAGCCGCGATCATCTACAACGTGCTGTGGGAGCCGGCCTTCGACGGCCGCGCGCAAATCGCCGCGAGCCTGCCGCAAATCGAAACGCAACTTGCCGATATCCGCGCGCAGGTCGAACAGGCGCGTCATCTGAAAGCCGCCGCCGCGCGTCGCGCGCCGACCGGCTCGGCCTTGCGCGACGCGCTCGATTCATCGCTGCAGCAAACCGGCATAGCGGACGCGAAACTGACCGTGCTCGGCAAAGGCGTGCAGATCGACGCGAAAGGCGTGCCGTTCGCCACCTGGATGACATGGCTCGACCAGGTGCGCCGCGACGACCACGTGCGCGTAATCAGCGTGCGCGCGAGCGCTGAAGACAAGCCCGGCCAGGTCACGATTTCGGCCGCGCTACAACCGACGCTGGAGCAATGA